In the Flagellimonas eckloniae genome, AATAAGTTTCTTTATGCTACTCTATCCGGCCCCAAAAAAATGAAATGCGAGGCCAAATGCCAATACAGATATTACTATCCCTATAATAAAAATAGTATAGGTTGTTCTCAATATCTTATACTTTCTATTTAGGACAAGCCCCAGAAAATAAAGGTCTTTGGTAAGTGAAGAATAAATGTAGTCCTTGTCTTTTACCAATTCTTGGATGGCCCATTCATAT is a window encoding:
- a CDS encoding Pycsar system effector family protein, giving the protein YEWAIQELVKDKDYIYSSLTKDLYFLGLVLNRKYKILRTTYTIFIIGIVISVLAFGLAFHFFGAG